The window CCTCACGCAAGAGGAGTTCGCACACGCGCTCGGCATCACGGTGAGCACCGTGAACCGGTGGGAGAAGGGACATTCCGTCCCGAGCAAGCTCGCCCGCGCATCATTGGCACGATTCGCGGGGCGTCGTGGCGTCGCCGTCGAGAGCCTTCTCGAAGAGCAAGTGGTCGAGGGCATCCCGCCCCGTCCGAGCTCGGTCAACTGAGGTGGTCGTCCCGGAGCCCCGTGCTCCGGGACCTGCCTCCCTCTCGCGTCGCCCTCCCGCTCCCACCCTGATCCCCGGAAAGTTCCGGCCCGATCTTCTGTCGCGCGCCCAGTCTCGATAGAAGCTTCCCATGGTTCGGCTCCTGCTCTCGATGCTCCTCGCCGTCGCCGCTTGTACGAGCCCTCCTGCCCGTGACCCCGCGGTCGTCGAGGACGTCCTGGAATACGTGCAGAAGATCAAGAAGTGGGAGCCGGTCGAGGCG is drawn from Deltaproteobacteria bacterium and contains these coding sequences:
- a CDS encoding helix-turn-helix transcriptional regulator, with the translated sequence MDRLAPVIRDLRSRLGLTQEEFAHALGITVSTVNRWEKGHSVPSKLARASLARFAGRRGVAVESLLEEQVVEGIPPRPSSVN